The genomic stretch CCAGCAAGTGTGGGAATGATTTTGCCCTTGTTAACAGGATTGATGCTTTTTGGAATGACGTTTGGAATATTACAAACAATTCCTGCAATTAGAGTTAAAAATAGGGCAGCAAAATTGGTTGAAGAAATACCACATTTTATTGGCTACATGTCAACACTAGCTACAAGTGGCCTTACACTTGAAGGAATTTTCAAAGCTATCGCTAAAGAAGAAACAGATGAAGACATTGTAAAAGATGCAAGATTTATCGTTAGAAATATTGACATTTTAGGAATGGATTTGATTAGTGCAATCAAAGATTTAGTCCATAGAACGCCATCAGGACCATATTCAGAATTATTGGAAGGAGCAGTTGTCACGGTTCAGTCAGGAGGAGATCTTAAAGAATATTTCAATGCAACAGCCAAAGTACAGTTAGAAGAAAAGAAGATGTTAATGCAAAAGACTACCGAATCACTAGGTAGCGTTGCAGAAATTTATACAATTTTACTGATTGTTTTTCCGTTACTTGCAGTAATTATGTTATCAATTATGGGGATAATGAGTCCTAGTCTTGCAGGATTCGATTTGTTAACATTGATGAACATTCTAACTTTTGCAGTGATTCCTTTAAGCGGAGTTTTGATGCTTGTGATGATGGATACAATGGTTCCAAAGAGGTAAAAAAATGGAAGTAGTAAAAAGAAAGAATACAAAAAAACAGAATCAAAAAAAGTTCAGGGCACTAGAACCTAAGGAATCCATACTTAGTAATAACATACTAAGAACAATTGCATTTTCTTTGATTGGTTCAATTAGCGTTCTATCAATGAGTTTTTATTTATCAGAATTTTCAAATTCTACAACAATTAGAGACGTAGGTTTAATTTTTGGAATCATGGTAGGTATCATTCCATTAACAATTCATCAACTAAAAGAAGTTCAGAGGAGAGACAACATAGATAGGAATCTTCCAGTATTTTTACTGGCATTATTGAGTTCTGTTCAAAGTGGAGCCAATTTGATAAAAGCCATAGAACAAGCAGGAGAAAGAAATCTCGGAGCTTTAACTCCAGAATTAAAAAATTTAAGAGCAAATATCAGTTGGGGAACACCCATTGAAGAGGCTTTTGAGAATTTTGCAGAAAGAACTGGAACCAGAGTTTCTAGAAGAGTGACGGTTTTACTTGAAATGGCCATGAAGATTGGAGGAGATGTCACTGAGAATTTGGAAATGATACAAAAACATGTATCAGAAATGCAAAACATAGAAAAAAGCAGAAAATCAGCACTTGCGCCTTATACATATACAATATACATTTCGTTTGGAGTATTTTTGGCAGTTGCAGTATTACTAACAACCAGTTTCTTTACTGAAATAGAAAAAGTGCAAGACGGATTACTTGCATCAGGCAGTGGAACTGAAGGATTGTTTGGGTCATTGGCCAGCATGGAAATAGAAAAATTAGAATCAGCATTGTTTAACATGGCAATTATTGAGGCCCTATTTGGAGGGCTGGCGGCAGGAAAGATAGGTGCGGGGTCATATGTTGCAGGCACAAAACATGTAGTAGTAATGATAGTCATAGCAGTAATTGCATTTAACATTCCATTATAAAATACAAAAGAGACATTTTTCAAAAAAATTGTACAATATGAAAGTTATTTGTCATAACATAATAGGATAATAACATGATATGTTGTATTTTTAAAATAATACAATTTTTTTTTGTTTGTAATATTTCATACAAGCACACGCTTTAGTTCTAAACAATCTTTTAGAAAGTACCAAAAAT from Nitrosopumilus sp. encodes the following:
- a CDS encoding type II secretion system F family protein is translated as MKLAGNKQQKKIEEESVGQLHVYSYKILNDYVKFLHPKLTSLDKSIKQAMMPIPFEVYVSSMVFFSMIAGGCGVVMGIVASQFINIQPASVGMILPLLTGLMLFGMTFGILQTIPAIRVKNRAAKLVEEIPHFIGYMSTLATSGLTLEGIFKAIAKEETDEDIVKDARFIVRNIDILGMDLISAIKDLVHRTPSGPYSELLEGAVVTVQSGGDLKEYFNATAKVQLEEKKMLMQKTTESLGSVAEIYTILLIVFPLLAVIMLSIMGIMSPSLAGFDLLTLMNILTFAVIPLSGVLMLVMMDTMVPKR
- a CDS encoding type II secretion system F family protein translates to MEVVKRKNTKKQNQKKFRALEPKESILSNNILRTIAFSLIGSISVLSMSFYLSEFSNSTTIRDVGLIFGIMVGIIPLTIHQLKEVQRRDNIDRNLPVFLLALLSSVQSGANLIKAIEQAGERNLGALTPELKNLRANISWGTPIEEAFENFAERTGTRVSRRVTVLLEMAMKIGGDVTENLEMIQKHVSEMQNIEKSRKSALAPYTYTIYISFGVFLAVAVLLTTSFFTEIEKVQDGLLASGSGTEGLFGSLASMEIEKLESALFNMAIIEALFGGLAAGKIGAGSYVAGTKHVVVMIVIAVIAFNIPL